In the genome of Fulvivirga maritima, one region contains:
- a CDS encoding DUF4372 domain-containing protein gives MSKNTYFYGQPIFSQLLSLIDKSVLNQIISKHQSDRYYKKLNTWHHLVSMLYCCFSGASALRELTTGLLACQNKLIHLGIQFIPRRSTLSDSNKKRSSIVFADIYMKLFKKVSAPFAGQPLENGSSQ, from the coding sequence ATGAGTAAAAATACATATTTCTACGGACAGCCAATCTTTTCTCAACTATTATCGCTGATAGATAAATCGGTGTTAAATCAAATAATATCAAAACACCAATCTGACAGATATTACAAGAAATTGAATACTTGGCATCACCTAGTAAGCATGTTATACTGCTGTTTCAGTGGGGCAAGTGCTCTCAGAGAGCTTACTACGGGGCTTTTGGCCTGCCAAAACAAACTGATCCATTTAGGTATTCAATTTATACCCAGACGTTCCACTTTATCAGATAGCAACAAAAAACGCAGTAGTATAGTCTTTGCAGACATTTACATGAAATTGTTTAAAAAAGTATCGGCACCTTTTGCCGGACAGCCGCTTGAGAATGGAAGTTCTCAATAA
- a CDS encoding helix-turn-helix domain-containing protein, with the protein MEFEGYYESNYQRFGGLTIHKENLDKANEESLRNYIKVLLLPAGYELMVDFNHYTTTSPSLFFINSNQYLQMLKVSDAPGFMIYYNRDFYCIQIHDSEVACDGLLFNNLYQMPMTVIPKNEISVIYSLFGFIQEEFTLQEVSQEEMIRTYLKQLIIRATRLWKKQHLDDTSEESADEVEFFREFSRLVEIHYREKHSVADYAEILAVASKTLSNKFKRLGWPQPNDIIKERIILEAKRLLNYTNNSVKEIAYELGYDDPAYFNRLFTNKVGDSPAAFRKKYSQGKNVQLR; encoded by the coding sequence ATGGAGTTTGAAGGTTATTATGAGTCTAACTACCAGCGTTTCGGTGGGCTTACCATTCACAAAGAAAATTTGGACAAAGCTAATGAGGAGTCATTAAGAAATTATATTAAGGTATTACTGCTGCCAGCTGGTTATGAGTTAATGGTGGATTTTAATCATTATACTACCACTTCTCCTAGTTTATTCTTTATTAATAGCAATCAGTATCTACAGATGTTAAAAGTCTCTGATGCGCCGGGCTTTATGATTTATTATAACCGCGATTTTTATTGCATTCAGATTCATGATAGTGAGGTCGCTTGTGATGGACTGCTTTTTAATAACCTTTATCAAATGCCTATGACCGTTATTCCGAAAAATGAAATTTCGGTCATTTATTCATTGTTTGGTTTCATTCAGGAGGAGTTTACATTACAAGAAGTGTCGCAGGAAGAGATGATCCGAACCTATTTGAAACAATTGATCATTAGGGCCACGCGCCTTTGGAAAAAACAGCATTTGGATGACACCAGTGAAGAATCAGCAGATGAGGTGGAGTTCTTTAGGGAGTTCAGCCGTTTGGTGGAGATTCATTATAGAGAAAAGCACAGTGTGGCTGATTATGCTGAAATACTAGCAGTTGCTTCTAAAACATTGTCTAATAAGTTTAAAAGATTAGGTTGGCCGCAGCCTAATGATATTATCAAGGAGCGAATTATACTGGAGGCCAAGCGCCTGCTAAACTATACCAATAATAGCGTTAAAGAGATCGCCTATGAATTAGGGTATGATGATCCTGCCTATTTTAATCGGTTATTCACCAATAAAGTGGGAGATAGCCCTGCTGCTTTCAGGAAAAAGTACAGCCAAGGGAAAAATGTACAATTGAGATAG
- a CDS encoding OsmC family protein has product MKRNAKAIWQGSIKEGNGHLTTDSTVLDQTPYSFNSRFAEGKGTNPEELLAAAHAGCFTMKLSLDLTTAGYQVDQLETSSTITLNDGKITQSVLKLQAKVPGLTEEEFQKIAKNAEETCPVSQAFSFEIVLEAELI; this is encoded by the coding sequence ATGAAACGCAATGCAAAAGCCATATGGCAAGGAAGTATTAAAGAAGGGAACGGACATTTAACTACAGACAGTACCGTATTAGATCAAACACCTTATTCATTTAACAGCCGTTTTGCAGAGGGGAAAGGAACCAATCCTGAAGAACTATTAGCAGCGGCTCACGCAGGATGTTTTACCATGAAGCTGAGCCTGGATTTAACTACTGCGGGCTATCAGGTAGACCAGTTGGAGACCAGTTCTACCATTACGCTTAACGATGGGAAAATCACTCAGTCAGTGTTGAAACTGCAGGCTAAAGTCCCTGGCCTTACAGAAGAAGAGTTTCAGAAAATAGCCAAAAATGCTGAGGAAACCTGTCCGGTAAGTCAGGCTTTCAGTTTTGAGATTGTGCTTGAGGCAGAGTTAATTTAA
- a CDS encoding NAD(P)H-dependent oxidoreductase: MSLNEDLKWRYAAKKMSGEVVPQEKVDYILEAARLAPSSSGLQPYRIFVITNKELLEKIKAFSFNQSQITDCSHLLVFAAWDGYTSDRMGEVFKQTLAERGLPENTMDDYHNMLWGSYEPLGTEWHQHHSAKQAYIAFGLAIAAAAEQKVDATPMEGFDAKQMDELLELDKKGLKSAVILPLGYRAQEGDWLVNLKKVRTAKDEFVTYIN, from the coding sequence ATGTCATTAAATGAAGACCTTAAGTGGCGCTACGCTGCGAAAAAAATGAGTGGAGAGGTAGTTCCTCAAGAAAAAGTGGACTATATATTAGAAGCAGCACGTTTAGCACCTTCTTCATCGGGTTTACAGCCTTATAGAATTTTTGTAATCACCAATAAAGAGCTTTTAGAGAAAATTAAGGCCTTTTCTTTTAATCAAAGTCAAATAACCGACTGCTCTCACCTGCTGGTATTTGCTGCTTGGGATGGTTACACATCTGATAGAATGGGTGAAGTATTCAAACAAACATTAGCTGAAAGAGGCTTACCTGAAAATACAATGGATGACTACCATAACATGCTATGGGGCAGCTATGAACCTTTAGGAACGGAATGGCATCAGCATCATTCTGCGAAACAAGCCTATATCGCCTTTGGGTTAGCCATAGCCGCGGCTGCCGAGCAAAAGGTAGATGCAACGCCTATGGAAGGCTTTGATGCTAAACAAATGGATGAGTTATTGGAACTTGACAAAAAAGGTCTTAAGAGTGCCGTTATTCTTCCTTTAGGCTACAGAGCGCAGGAAGGTGACTGGTTAGTAAACCTTAAAAAGGTAAGAACTGCTAAAGATGAGTTCGTTACTTATATAAATTAA
- a CDS encoding sensor histidine kinase yields MKGLLNNEILTNVIDDLPIGIGIFQVVNPEDLKSVRYIFMNKIVLHEMRKVKEEVFGKYIIEVAPEAYEHENGLAVIKTYRDVSVHGESVNLGMVEYSNHEVAGTYECSVHHIRDNYIYVMLRNVTELEQSRKELAEINKNLENIVDQRTAALEQSREELAEININLESRVKERTAELEIKNKELEQFAYISSHDLQEPLRTISNYIQIIREDYENDLDEDVINYLETISKSTDRMRTLIFALLDFSKIGRNSALKEVDTNQVLADVLEDLYQLIHQKKAKVLVDHLPIMHAFETELRQIFQNLITNAIKFQKEDQAAEVKIHCEVSENQYQFSVADNGIGIASKDRTRIFQIFQRLHSEKVYQGSGIGLAHCKKIVEMHKGNIWVDSEAGQGSVFHFTISKQLIE; encoded by the coding sequence ATGAAAGGGTTGTTAAATAATGAGATTCTTACCAATGTAATAGACGATTTGCCCATAGGTATAGGGATTTTTCAAGTGGTAAATCCTGAAGATCTGAAGAGTGTCCGCTATATTTTTATGAACAAAATTGTTCTTCATGAGATGAGGAAGGTAAAAGAAGAGGTGTTTGGCAAATATATAATAGAAGTGGCACCTGAGGCCTACGAACATGAAAATGGACTTGCGGTGATTAAGACCTATAGAGATGTGTCAGTACATGGTGAGAGTGTTAATTTGGGAATGGTAGAATATTCTAATCACGAGGTAGCAGGCACCTATGAATGTTCTGTACACCATATACGAGATAATTACATTTATGTAATGCTAAGAAATGTCACAGAGCTGGAGCAGTCTAGAAAAGAGCTAGCTGAGATTAATAAAAATTTAGAAAATATAGTTGACCAACGTACTGCCGCCTTAGAGCAATCTAGAGAAGAGCTAGCTGAGATCAATATAAATCTTGAAAGCAGGGTGAAGGAGAGAACAGCAGAGCTTGAGATTAAAAATAAAGAGTTAGAGCAATTTGCATATATATCTTCTCATGATTTGCAGGAGCCATTAAGGACTATTTCTAATTACATTCAAATCATAAGGGAAGATTATGAAAATGATTTAGATGAAGATGTAATTAATTATCTGGAAACTATCAGTAAGTCTACAGATCGTATGAGAACCTTGATTTTTGCACTTTTAGATTTTTCTAAAATAGGTAGAAATAGTGCCTTGAAAGAGGTGGACACCAATCAGGTATTGGCTGATGTGCTTGAAGATCTATACCAGCTAATACATCAGAAAAAAGCCAAAGTATTAGTAGATCATTTGCCCATAATGCATGCTTTTGAAACGGAGCTCCGGCAAATTTTTCAAAACCTAATAACTAATGCCATTAAATTTCAAAAGGAAGATCAGGCGGCTGAAGTTAAAATCCATTGTGAAGTGTCAGAAAATCAATATCAATTTTCTGTAGCTGATAACGGAATAGGCATCGCTTCAAAAGATAGAACACGCATATTTCAAATATTTCAAAGGCTACATTCAGAAAAAGTGTATCAAGGATCAGGTATTGGGCTGGCTCACTGTAAAAAGATAGTGGAGATGCATAAAGGAAATATATGGGTAGACTCTGAAGCTGGCCAGGGGAGTGTCTTTCATTTTACCATTTCTAAACAACTTATAGAATAA
- a CDS encoding response regulator translates to MKQLNCVMLVDDNPDDNFFHKRILKKSGKVKSIVALESGTEALDYLRDSLDSGNPSPDLLFLDINMPGMNGWEFLEEYKKLDPENQAKVVMIMLTTSRRLEDKETAMNIHSDIGFLSKPLTREMFDDLLSKHFNDQ, encoded by the coding sequence ATGAAGCAGTTAAATTGTGTGATGCTAGTTGATGATAACCCTGACGATAATTTCTTTCATAAACGAATACTCAAAAAATCAGGAAAAGTAAAATCTATAGTAGCCTTAGAAAGTGGAACCGAAGCATTGGATTATCTTAGAGATAGCCTAGATTCAGGAAACCCAAGTCCAGATTTGCTTTTTTTAGACATTAATATGCCCGGTATGAATGGCTGGGAGTTTTTGGAAGAATATAAAAAATTGGACCCTGAAAATCAGGCTAAGGTCGTGATGATTATGTTAACTACCTCTCGCAGATTGGAGGATAAAGAAACTGCAATGAATATTCACTCCGATATCGGATTTTTAAGTAAACCATTGACAAGAGAAATGTTTGATGATTTATTATCTAAGCATTTTAATGATCAGTAA
- a CDS encoding DUF4265 domain-containing protein, with product MWNWRNIILKNHPDNIQVKFVHKLGDNYEVEELACKRMGKYYEVNNIPFFIHNIALGDIISVEKNQGYWYDSLIKESGASLIQVVALRDTNMRTYMEEFKEYQTEMYSDLLISISINPYQDYKLLKKRLESGLKEGIWDYKEASLSKVHRENVTVE from the coding sequence ATGTGGAACTGGCGAAATATCATTTTAAAAAATCACCCTGATAATATCCAGGTGAAATTTGTACACAAATTGGGGGATAATTATGAGGTAGAAGAGTTGGCTTGTAAAAGGATGGGTAAATATTATGAGGTGAATAATATTCCCTTTTTCATTCACAATATTGCTCTGGGAGATATAATATCGGTTGAGAAAAATCAAGGTTATTGGTATGATTCATTAATTAAGGAATCGGGAGCAAGTCTTATTCAGGTGGTTGCGTTGAGAGATACCAATATGAGGACCTATATGGAGGAGTTTAAAGAATATCAAACCGAAATGTATAGTGATTTGCTTATTTCCATTTCTATAAATCCATATCAAGATTACAAGTTACTAAAGAAGCGACTAGAATCAGGCCTGAAAGAGGGGATTTGGGATTATAAGGAGGCCTCTTTGTCAAAAGTGCATCGTGAAAATGTAACCGTGGAGTAA
- a CDS encoding sialidase family protein, with the protein MKEHKLSLIIILSVLFCCNQGENTALTHDVIDINSKADGLSIFAENIISTPLYERDMAINPEGNEMIYTLGDYKQTARALVILEKTDSKWREPKIMSISGKYQDIEPFYANNGNRLFFASNRPIYNDSSRTDYNIWYSDKIDNRWTEPLALDSVINTEGDEFFPSLSEKGNLFFTATRGDGVGKEDIFMSEFKAGKFTSPIPLPIEINSEMYEFNAYISPQEDLIIFSSYGRSDDLGGGDLYFSIKDAAGNWSQSKNMGKLINSNRLDFCPFIDWENRNFYFTSERTYNSKETIKSVDGLKQKANSPLNGFGNIYRIGLDKLEIE; encoded by the coding sequence ATGAAAGAGCATAAACTATCTCTTATCATCATATTGAGTGTTTTATTTTGCTGTAATCAGGGGGAGAACACGGCATTAACTCATGATGTTATTGATATTAATTCAAAGGCAGACGGCTTGTCAATCTTTGCTGAAAATATTATTTCTACGCCTTTGTATGAGAGAGATATGGCAATTAACCCTGAAGGTAACGAGATGATCTATACGCTCGGAGACTATAAGCAAACGGCAAGGGCATTGGTAATATTAGAGAAAACCGATAGCAAATGGAGGGAGCCTAAAATAATGAGCATTTCCGGGAAGTATCAGGATATTGAACCATTTTATGCTAACAATGGGAATCGGCTGTTTTTTGCTTCCAACAGGCCTATATATAATGATTCTTCCAGAACGGATTATAATATTTGGTACAGTGACAAAATTGATAATCGCTGGACTGAGCCATTAGCGCTAGATTCGGTAATAAATACTGAAGGAGATGAATTTTTCCCTTCTTTAAGCGAAAAGGGAAACTTATTCTTTACTGCAACCAGGGGAGACGGAGTAGGTAAAGAGGATATTTTTATGTCAGAATTTAAGGCAGGTAAATTTACATCACCCATACCTTTGCCGATAGAAATAAATTCAGAAATGTATGAATTCAATGCCTATATAAGTCCTCAAGAGGATTTAATCATCTTCAGCTCATATGGGCGAAGTGATGATTTGGGAGGTGGAGACCTCTATTTTAGTATAAAAGATGCAGCAGGTAACTGGAGCCAATCAAAAAATATGGGTAAGTTAATTAATTCTAATAGATTGGATTTTTGCCCCTTCATAGATTGGGAAAATCGCAATTTTTATTTTACCAGTGAAAGAACTTATAATAGTAAAGAAACCATAAAAAGTGTAGACGGCTTAAAGCAAAAAGCCAATAGTCCTTTAAATGGTTTTGGTAATATTTATAGAATAGGACTAGATAAGTTAGAGATAGAATGA
- a CDS encoding nuclear transport factor 2 family protein, with the protein MNLNELSDKIALRELIDNISIYGDKKDFKNQVQFFTENALSETIAEGKTILRIEGRNEMAKAFAKFNKDVETLYHFNGQQIVSINGDLATGKCYCLITLIGEENGKNIKTTIGATYEDDYVRTENQWLVSKRVGTFEWKNTIEIVE; encoded by the coding sequence ATGAATTTGAATGAATTATCAGACAAAATTGCTCTAAGAGAACTGATAGATAATATTTCTATCTACGGAGATAAAAAGGATTTTAAAAATCAGGTTCAATTCTTTACAGAAAACGCACTTTCCGAAACAATAGCTGAAGGTAAAACCATATTAAGAATTGAAGGTAGAAATGAGATGGCAAAAGCGTTTGCAAAATTCAATAAGGACGTTGAAACCCTTTATCATTTTAACGGACAACAAATTGTTTCCATCAACGGAGATCTTGCAACAGGTAAGTGTTATTGTTTAATTACTTTGATAGGAGAAGAAAATGGCAAAAACATAAAAACCACGATTGGTGCTACTTATGAAGATGATTATGTACGCACTGAAAACCAATGGTTAGTAAGTAAACGAGTAGGTACTTTTGAATGGAAAAATACCATTGAAATAGTAGAGTAA
- a CDS encoding NADP-dependent oxidoreductase: MDSSINQISNIPATMKAVRQHEYGGPEVLNYEDAPTPSIANGEVLVKVKAIGLNPPDWYLRDGYKMLPPEWQPEVPFPIILGTDIAGEIVKVADDVSNFSVGDEVYSMVKFPSYGPSQAYAEYVSVSVDEIALKPKKIDFIEAAAAPLSLLTAWQFLIEVGHDEPNPLQPNKHIPVELSGKKVMVNGAGGGVGHFVVQLAKWKGAYVIAVASGKQEKVLKDLGSDEFIDYTKIAADEALSDLDLVVDCVGGATTGRFLKTLKKGGSLFPVFPLGFSGADEATKMGVNVSATQVRSDGAQLAELAELLDSGIVKVVIDSVHTLADARKAHERAEKGHIQGKIALTV, from the coding sequence ATGGATTCAAGTATTAATCAAATAAGCAATATACCCGCTACAATGAAAGCCGTAAGACAGCATGAATATGGTGGACCGGAAGTACTCAATTATGAAGATGCCCCCACTCCTAGCATTGCGAATGGAGAAGTTCTTGTAAAAGTAAAAGCCATAGGACTCAACCCACCTGACTGGTATTTACGTGATGGATATAAGATGTTGCCTCCAGAATGGCAGCCTGAGGTACCTTTTCCTATTATATTGGGCACCGATATCGCAGGTGAAATAGTGAAGGTAGCAGACGACGTAAGTAATTTTTCTGTTGGTGATGAAGTGTATTCAATGGTTAAATTCCCTAGTTATGGCCCGAGTCAGGCATATGCAGAATATGTAAGTGTTTCTGTGGATGAAATAGCCTTAAAGCCTAAAAAAATAGATTTTATTGAAGCAGCAGCGGCTCCTCTGTCGCTACTTACCGCTTGGCAGTTTTTGATTGAAGTTGGTCATGATGAGCCTAACCCACTCCAACCTAACAAGCATATACCGGTAGAGCTTTCAGGTAAAAAGGTAATGGTTAATGGTGCTGGCGGAGGTGTTGGCCACTTTGTAGTACAATTGGCCAAATGGAAGGGAGCTTATGTTATAGCAGTGGCTTCTGGCAAACAAGAAAAGGTTTTAAAAGACCTTGGTTCCGATGAATTCATCGATTATACCAAAATAGCTGCTGACGAAGCTCTTTCAGATCTTGATTTAGTAGTAGACTGTGTGGGAGGAGCCACTACAGGCCGTTTCTTAAAAACCTTGAAAAAAGGAGGTTCATTATTCCCGGTTTTCCCACTAGGTTTCTCCGGTGCTGATGAAGCCACTAAAATGGGAGTTAATGTATCTGCAACACAAGTTAGGTCAGATGGAGCTCAACTAGCTGAACTCGCAGAATTACTTGATAGCGGTATTGTAAAAGTAGTTATAGACAGTGTCCACACTTTGGCGGATGCCAGAAAAGCACATGAAAGAGCTGAAAAAGGTCATATTCAAGGTAAAATAGCACTTACAGTTTAA
- a CDS encoding winged helix-turn-helix transcriptional regulator, with protein MSKSKIKECPEAPTCSVDYAFRRIGGKYKGRILWYLHEQGVLRYGELGRHMPDITTKMLTQTLRELEADKLIKRKVYHQVPPKVEYSLDDIGNELIPFIQYLKEWGDKQIANEQAIESK; from the coding sequence ATGAGTAAAAGTAAAATAAAAGAATGTCCGGAGGCTCCCACTTGCTCAGTTGATTATGCCTTTAGACGTATAGGAGGAAAGTACAAAGGAAGAATTCTTTGGTATTTACATGAGCAAGGTGTTTTGCGCTATGGAGAATTAGGAAGGCATATGCCAGATATTACCACCAAGATGCTTACCCAAACACTAAGAGAGCTAGAAGCAGATAAGCTGATTAAGCGTAAAGTGTATCATCAAGTACCTCCTAAAGTAGAATATTCGCTTGACGACATAGGTAATGAGCTAATACCATTTATTCAGTATTTAAAAGAATGGGGAGATAAGCAGATTGCTAATGAGCAGGCTATTGAGAGTAAGTGA
- a CDS encoding SDR family oxidoreductase, giving the protein MSSNTQGKVIVITGASSGLGEATARHMAKQGAILVLGARRLDRIESIVADIKKDGGEALAIQTDVTKRDQVQNLIESAHAEFGRVDVVLNNAGVMPLSPVENLKVEEWEQMIDVNIKGVLYGIAAALPFMKEQKSGQFINVSSVAGHKVFPGSAIYSATKSAVRVISEGLRQEVKGYNIRTTIISPGAVKTELLEHISVKEVQKANQDFVGQIGLTPDAFTRLIAFAVNEPEDVDINEILFRDCQFISV; this is encoded by the coding sequence ATGAGCAGTAACACACAAGGAAAAGTAATAGTAATTACAGGAGCGAGTAGTGGATTGGGAGAAGCTACGGCTCGTCATATGGCTAAGCAAGGTGCTATTTTAGTGTTAGGAGCACGAAGGTTAGATAGAATAGAATCAATCGTGGCTGACATAAAAAAAGATGGTGGTGAGGCCTTAGCAATACAAACTGATGTAACCAAAAGGGATCAGGTTCAAAATCTTATTGAAAGTGCCCATGCTGAATTTGGAAGGGTAGACGTGGTGTTAAATAATGCAGGAGTAATGCCTCTTTCTCCTGTCGAAAATTTAAAAGTAGAAGAGTGGGAGCAAATGATAGATGTAAACATAAAAGGCGTGCTTTATGGAATAGCAGCAGCGTTACCTTTTATGAAAGAACAAAAATCAGGTCAATTTATTAATGTTTCTTCAGTAGCAGGTCATAAGGTATTCCCTGGTTCTGCAATTTATTCTGCCACTAAATCAGCCGTAAGAGTGATCTCAGAAGGGTTGAGGCAAGAGGTGAAAGGTTATAATATACGCACAACCATCATATCTCCTGGAGCTGTAAAAACAGAATTGCTGGAGCATATCAGTGTAAAAGAAGTACAAAAGGCTAATCAGGATTTTGTGGGCCAGATAGGCTTAACTCCTGATGCATTTACCAGGTTGATAGCTTTTGCCGTTAATGAACCTGAAGATGTAGATATTAATGAGATATTATTTAGAGACTGTCAATTCATCTCTGTCTAA
- a CDS encoding tyrosine-type recombinase/integrase — protein sequence MSNLKHKCIISLLYSAGLRRSELLNLKISDIDSERMQIRIENAKGGKDRYTLLGKNVLEDLTVL from the coding sequence ATGAGCAACCTGAAGCACAAGTGCATCATTAGTTTACTTTACTCAGCTGGGCTGAGAAGGAGTGAACTCTTAAACTTAAAAATATCGGATATTGACAGTGAACGGATGCAGATAAGAATAGAAAACGCAAAAGGCGGAAAAGACCGTTATACTCTTCTAGGAAAGAATGTCTTAGAAGATCTGACAGTATTATAA
- a CDS encoding tyrosine-type recombinase/integrase codes for MVNVVKEAARRAKIQKNVVPHMLRHSFATHLLEDGVNLRQIQLLLGHNSTKTTEVYTHIANTSMKLIRNPLD; via the coding sequence GTGGTCAATGTGGTGAAAGAGGCGGCCAGGAGAGCGAAAATACAGAAAAATGTAGTTCCTCATATGTTACGGCATAGCTTTGCCACACATTTATTAGAAGATGGCGTAAACTTAAGGCAAATACAGTTGCTTCTTGGGCACAACTCAACCAAGACCACAGAGGTATACACACATATAGCTAACACCTCTATGAAATTAATCAGAAATCCTTTAGATTGA
- a CDS encoding AAA family ATPase, whose translation MIIGLSIKYFKTYSATNYIPLSNGQNFNGIVGNNGIGKSSVLEALDCLFNNGDFNFNTTVRKSGEDTTTPHIVPFFLIKKDSRIIKEDNLKVAEKYSDFIWSIKEEDILSQNREHLSLLFRQFEILKRDSLKDDYLILPIGINHKKEIDLTFFNVKSLADILGENIGANKKIEQTRLDELFKGILEDLLTFYEYIYIPNDIDPSTFTNLENKHIQALMGKTLIEVISKCVPRTEIAKINRNLNDFLKELDTVLLEYSFKTPTDRQLMIRKANVYNLIIEDFFRTRKLHKKSGTHWLDVSLLSSGEKQKAIIDLTQHFLNKYRENSSNIILAIDEPESSLHMSACYEQFNSLFKISEMCSQLLFSTHWYGFIPTIANGNVTVITKDHKNKHQFDLISVSNYREEIKQDIDSSRGSLPYDVRLKSLNDFIQSIITSILSNEPFNWLLCEGSSEKKYFEHYFKEELESKKLRIIPVGGATQIKRIYQNLLVTYEDFKKDVKGNVILLMDTDASLVEFETKNNENKHLKCFRIVNDDSKNETVLIDVHKTPKTPKTEIEDVLCGKTFFEALKMFSGDAEIDEFIESINADNVTTESVYYSLDLSPKKQQALSKIFKKGNFKFEFSEKYIECISDEHLVPKWILQLKELMN comes from the coding sequence ATGATAATAGGGCTCTCAATAAAATATTTTAAGACATATTCAGCTACCAATTACATCCCTTTATCAAATGGTCAAAACTTTAATGGTATTGTTGGTAACAATGGAATCGGTAAGAGTTCGGTTTTGGAAGCTTTAGATTGCTTATTTAACAATGGTGATTTCAATTTTAATACTACAGTAAGAAAAAGTGGTGAAGACACAACCACCCCTCATATTGTTCCCTTCTTTTTGATCAAAAAAGATTCAAGAATTATCAAAGAAGATAATTTGAAAGTGGCAGAAAAATATAGTGATTTCATATGGTCTATTAAAGAAGAAGATATTCTTTCTCAAAATCGCGAGCATCTTTCTTTGCTTTTCAGACAATTTGAAATTTTAAAGAGAGATTCTCTAAAGGACGACTATTTAATCCTTCCGATTGGGATTAATCACAAAAAGGAAATTGATTTAACTTTTTTCAATGTAAAGTCTTTGGCGGATATTTTAGGGGAAAATATCGGAGCAAACAAAAAAATCGAGCAAACACGATTAGATGAGCTTTTCAAAGGGATCTTGGAAGACCTGTTAACTTTTTATGAATATATATATATCCCAAACGACATTGACCCATCTACTTTTACGAATCTTGAAAATAAACATATACAAGCCTTAATGGGGAAAACGCTCATTGAAGTGATATCTAAATGTGTGCCCCGAACTGAAATTGCAAAAATCAACAGGAATTTAAATGACTTTTTAAAAGAGCTAGACACGGTCTTGTTAGAATACTCATTTAAAACCCCGACTGATAGGCAATTAATGATTCGTAAAGCAAATGTTTACAATCTGATTATTGAAGATTTTTTCCGAACCCGAAAATTGCATAAAAAATCGGGTACACATTGGTTGGATGTTAGTTTGTTAAGTTCTGGTGAAAAACAAAAGGCAATTATTGACCTGACACAACACTTTTTGAATAAATATCGTGAGAATTCAAGCAATATAATCTTGGCAATAGACGAACCTGAATCTTCGCTTCATATGTCAGCTTGCTATGAGCAATTCAATTCCCTATTTAAAATAAGTGAAATGTGCTCACAATTATTATTTAGCACACATTGGTATGGCTTCATTCCTACTATTGCAAATGGGAATGTTACTGTTATCACCAAAGACCATAAAAATAAACACCAATTTGACTTAATATCAGTTTCAAATTATCGCGAAGAAATTAAGCAAGACATAGATAGTTCTAGAGGTTCATTACCTTATGATGTTAGATTAAAAAGTCTAAATGACTTTATTCAATCTATTATTACGAGCATACTTAGTAATGAACCATTTAATTGGTTATTGTGCGAAGGCTCATCAGAAAAAAAATACTTTGAACATTATTTTAAAGAAGAATTAGAAAGTAAAAAATTACGGATTATCCCAGTTGGTGGTGCAACTCAGATAAAAAGAATTTATCAAAACTTATTAGTCACATACGAAGATTTTAAAAAAGATGTGAAAGGAAATGTTATTCTATTAATGGATACTGACGCCAGTTTAGTTGAATTTGAAACAAAAAACAATGAGAATAAGCATCTGAAATGTTTCAGAATTGTAAATGACGATTCAAAGAATGAAACCGTTTTGATAGATGTTCATAAAACTCCGAAAACTCCAAAAACTGAAATTGAAGATGTATTATGTGGGAAAACATTTTTTGAAGCTTTAAAAATGTTTTCAGGTGATGCAGAAATAGATGAATTCATTGAATCCATTAACGCAGATAATGTAACAACGGAATCAGTTTATTATTCTTTGGATTTATCTCCAAAAAAACAACAGGCATTATCCAAGATATTCAAGAAAGGAAATTTCAAGTTTGAATTCTCGGAAAAGTATATAGAATGTATATCTGATGAACACCTTGTTCCTAAATGGATATTACAACTAAAAGAATTGATGAATTAA